A single genomic interval of Peromyscus leucopus breed LL Stock chromosome 7, UCI_PerLeu_2.1, whole genome shotgun sequence harbors:
- the Kdm4d gene encoding lysine-specific demethylase 4D — MKSKTNCAQNSNCSIMIFRPTKEEFNDFDKYIAYMESQGAHRAGLAKVIPPKEWRARQSYDNISNILIATPLQQVVSGQAGVFTQYHKKKKAMTVGQYRHLANSKKYRTPPHLNFEDLERKYWKNRLYESPIYGADVSGSLFDGKTQHWNVGHLGTIQDLLEQECGIVIEGVNTPYLYFGMWKATFAWHTEDMDLYSINYLHFGQPKTWYAVPPEHGRRLEHLARQLFPGSSQGCQAFLRHKVALISPTVLKENGIPFGRMTQEAGEFMVTFPYGYHAGFNHGFNCAEAINFATPRWIDYGKVASQCSCGEARVSFSMDAFVRILQPERYELWKRGQDQAVVDHTETMGSTSQELTTWRVIQSPRKTRGLRHLRFRQGSHSLLPLATDSKIPCSYRQPSDAKVDEVQKPDLAPATPPTLGLSSGHDLSTGRRSLGRRPCEQGVQESTSEAPVKRRQPAEGADTSLNPEFPSQSVSEDLIVNPVPSNPGPQHPVTVSEGGLTCDP, encoded by the coding sequence ATGAAGTCTAAGACCAACTGTGCTCAGAATTCAAACTGCAGCATAATGATATTTCGTCCAACCAAAGAAGAGTTTAATGATTTTGACAAATACATTGCCTACATGGAGTCCCAAGGGGCACACCGAGCTGGACTGGCCAAGGTCATCCCACCCAAGGAGTGGAGAGCCAGGCAATCTTATGACAATATCAGCAACATCTTAATAGCCACTCCCCTGCAGCAAGTGGTGTCTGGCCAGGCAGGTGTGTTCACTCAATACCATAAGAAGAAGAAAGCCATGACGGTGGGACAATACCGTCACCTGGCCAACAGTAAAAAATACAGGACCCCACCACACCTGAATTTTGAAGATTTGGAGAGAAAATACTGGAAGAATCGTCTCTATGAGTCACCAATTTATGGTGCAGATGTCAGCGGCTCCTTGTTTGATGGGAAAACTCAACACTGGAACGTGGGACACCTGGGAACAATTCAGGACCTATTGGAACAAGAATGTGGCATTGTGATTGAGGGTGTCAACACGCCCTACCTGTACTTTGGCATGTGGAAGGCCACCTTCGCGTGGCACACCGAGGACATGGACCTGTACAGCATCAACTACCTGCACTTTGGGCAGCCCAAGACGTGGTATGCGGTGCCCCCCGAGCATGGCCGACGCCTGGAGCACCTGGCCAGGCAGCTGTTCCCGGGCAGTTCCCAGGGCTGCCAGGCCTTCCTGAGGCACAAGGTGGCACTCATCTCACCCACTGTACTCAAGGAGAATGGCATCCCCTTTGGCCGCATGACGCAGGAGGCTGGGGAGTTCATGGTCACCTTTCCCTATGGCTACCACGCTGGCTTCAACCATGGCTTCAACTGTGCAGAGGCCATCAATTTTGCGACCCCGAGGTGGATCGACTATGGCAAGGTGGCTTCTCAGTGTAGCTGTGGGGAGGCCAGGGTGAGCTTCTCCATGGACGCCTTTGTTCGGATCCTGCAGCCTGAGCGATATGAGCTGTGGAAACGTGGCCAAGATCAGGCAGTTGTGGACCACACAGAGACTATGGGGTCTACCAGCCAGGAGCTTACCACCTGGCGGGTGATCCAATCACCAAGAAAAACTCGAGGACTGAGGCATCTCCGGTTTCGCCAGGGCTCACACTCTCTTCTGCCTTTAGCGACTGACAGTAAGATTCCTTGCAGTTACAGGCAACCATCAGATGCCAAAGTTGATGAGGTCCAGAAGCCTGATCTGGCCCCAGCCACACCACCTACTCTGGGTCTATCTTCCGGTCATGACTTGTCAACTGGAAGACGTAGTCTTGGTCGTCGTCCTTGTGAACAGGGAGTTCAGGAGTCCACCAGTGAGGCTCCAGTCAAGAGGCGCCAGCCAGCAGAAGGAGCAGACACAAGTCTGAACCCAGAGTTTCCATCCCAGTCTGTGAGTGAGGACTTGATAGTCAACCCTGTACCTTCGAACCCTGGCCCACAGCATCCTGTGACAGTTTCTGAAGGTGGATTGACCTGTGACCCCTAA